The Pseudomonas orientalis genome contains a region encoding:
- a CDS encoding Tim44 domain-containing protein, translated as MKRFLSIAMALCIGLTMSLDANAKRFGGGKSMGSAPTHQTSQMAPSAGAGGAAATAGAAGAAGAAAKAGGASRWLGPLAGIAAGGLLASMFMGGGFQGMQIFDILILAVIAFVIFRFIAARRRKQQEHLAPAGAPMQREVFEQKPAMGSIFGGSAAPAAARPVINAPAWFNEERFIEAARSHFQSLQQHWDANEMDKIAEFVTPQLLEFLKRERADLGDGFQSTYIDDLRVQLDGVDDRADKTIATLTFSGVSKTSRFDQGEVFSESWNMERPQGENQPWLVAGIRQNG; from the coding sequence ATGAAACGTTTTCTTAGCATCGCCATGGCGTTGTGCATCGGCTTGACGATGAGCCTCGACGCCAACGCCAAACGCTTCGGTGGCGGCAAAAGCATGGGCTCGGCGCCGACCCACCAGACCAGCCAGATGGCTCCATCCGCCGGTGCCGGCGGTGCTGCGGCTACCGCAGGCGCAGCCGGTGCCGCTGGCGCCGCGGCCAAGGCCGGCGGTGCTTCGCGCTGGTTGGGCCCATTGGCCGGCATTGCCGCCGGTGGCCTGCTCGCGTCCATGTTCATGGGCGGCGGCTTCCAGGGCATGCAGATCTTCGACATCCTGATCCTGGCGGTCATTGCCTTCGTGATCTTCCGCTTTATCGCCGCCCGTCGCCGCAAGCAGCAGGAGCACCTGGCCCCGGCCGGCGCGCCGATGCAGCGTGAAGTGTTCGAGCAAAAACCCGCCATGGGTTCGATCTTCGGCGGTTCGGCAGCCCCTGCGGCCGCCCGTCCGGTGATCAACGCTCCGGCCTGGTTCAACGAAGAGCGTTTCATCGAAGCGGCCCGCAGCCACTTCCAGTCCCTGCAGCAGCACTGGGACGCCAACGAAATGGACAAGATCGCCGAGTTCGTGACCCCGCAACTGCTGGAGTTCCTCAAGCGCGAACGCGCCGACCTGGGTGACGGCTTCCAGTCGACCTATATCGACGACCTGCGCGTACAGCTGGACGGTGTGGATGATCGCGCCGACAAGACCATCGCCACCCTGACCTTCAGCGGCGTGTCGAAGACCTCGCGTTTCGACCAGGGCGAAGTGTTCAGCGAAAGCTGGAACATGGAGCGTCCGCAGGGCGAAAACCAGCCATGGCTGGTCGCCGGTATCCGCCAGAACGGCTGA
- the pdxY gene encoding pyridoxal kinase PdxY — translation MKRTPHLLAIQSHVVFGHAGNSAAVFPMQRVGVNVWPLNTVQFSNHTQYGHWAGEVLAPQQIPALVEGIAAIGELGNCDAVLSGYLGSAAQGRAILSGVARIKAVNPKAMYLCDPVMGHPEKGCSVPQEVSDFLLDEAAAMADFLCPNQLELDSFAGRKPQSLFDCLAMAKALLARGPKAVLVKHLDYPGKLPDGFEMLLVTAEGSWHLRRPLLAFPRQPVGVGDLTSGLFLARVLLGDSLVAAFEFTAAAVHEVLLETQACASYELELVRAQDRIAHPRVRFEAMPISL, via the coding sequence ATGAAACGTACACCCCATCTGCTTGCGATCCAGTCTCATGTGGTCTTTGGCCACGCCGGAAACAGCGCCGCCGTGTTCCCCATGCAGCGGGTCGGGGTGAATGTATGGCCGCTCAACACGGTGCAGTTCTCCAATCACACACAGTATGGCCACTGGGCGGGCGAAGTGCTGGCGCCGCAGCAAATTCCGGCACTGGTGGAAGGTATCGCGGCGATCGGCGAGCTGGGTAACTGCGATGCGGTGCTGTCCGGCTACCTCGGCAGCGCGGCTCAGGGACGCGCCATTCTGAGTGGCGTGGCGCGGATCAAAGCGGTCAATCCCAAGGCGATGTACTTGTGCGACCCGGTGATGGGCCATCCGGAAAAGGGCTGCAGCGTGCCCCAGGAAGTCAGTGATTTCCTGCTCGACGAGGCTGCGGCCATGGCGGATTTCCTGTGTCCTAACCAGCTGGAACTGGACAGTTTTGCCGGGCGCAAGCCGCAATCGCTGTTCGATTGCCTGGCGATGGCCAAAGCCTTGCTGGCGCGCGGGCCGAAGGCGGTGCTGGTCAAGCATCTGGATTACCCGGGCAAGCTGCCGGACGGCTTCGAGATGTTGCTGGTGACGGCCGAGGGCAGTTGGCACTTGCGCAGGCCGCTGCTGGCCTTCCCGCGCCAGCCGGTGGGTGTGGGTGACCTGACGTCGGGGCTGTTCCTGGCGCGGGTGCTGTTGGGTGATAGCCTGGTGGCGGCGTTCGAGTTCACGGCGGCGGCGGTGCATGAGGTGCTGCTGGAGACCCAGGCCTGCGCCAGTTATGAACTGGAACTGGTGCGGGCGCAGGATCGAATCGCCCATCCCCGGGTACGCTTTGAGGCGATGCCGATCAGCCTGTAA
- a CDS encoding putative bifunctional diguanylate cyclase/phosphodiesterase, translating into MTFDTDLFGPSAAPAQVIRKHYATQMAVERTRLLYQGSLVPTLLMLVNGLVCAWLLWDPAQYLLDSAWLVWLLALVAMRVIQVAAFESAMPSRQAQPVWRRMFMLGSAVSGLTLSIAAIALVPTDSFMQQAWVFGLIGAATLSASVAYAVSLWAFVSFALPCLLPVIVYLFWDGTSQQQGWGVLGVILLASLSVVAWQVNRLIQRGLLRRFQNQALIEHLQQARRRSEQLNQALMREVEQRRQVEQDLRDAQAGLQDRMALRGQELDAASLALNKSEARLAMALQASELGLWDWNLQTDEVHHTHLKELFGLEPEYVTAMLSHLKPRLHPDDLPLLKHALVEHLKGRSEDYQVEYRIRHGDGHWVWIEDRGRAVERSPGGRVIRMLGTRRDISAGKALEEQQRLASTVFEAASEGIVILDPNYVLIAVNQAFSRVTGFDIDDMLGRNVVELPCSRDARRHFPVIRQALLSHGTWQGELVETRKNGELYPQWLHLSVVRDARGNVSHIVGFFADLSARRESEERMRYLTHYDELTGLANRSLFRERLREAHQRVRQGGRSLALLHINLDRFKLLNDSLGHEVADQLLQKMARRLINALPEADTIARLSGDEFAVLFDAYGNLSSLARVATRLLAKLRVPVTVEGHELVVSASMGVSLLPDNAREISALVSQSNMAMQHAKHLGGNNFQFYTDSLQASTLERLQLENHLRKAIDEGQLTVFYQPKLCLATGKLNAVEALVRWEHPQWGLVPPGDFIGLAEETGLIVPLGEAVLRKACWQACEWQRQGLAPMRVSVNLSVHQLRQGKLVSLVRQVLEETGLDPQYLELELTESQLLDSVEHIITTFRQLRELGVKLAIDDFGTGYSSLSYLKRIPVDYVKIDQTFIRGLGQGREDAAITRAIIAMAHGLALKVVAEGVEDQQQLDFLRSEGCDEVQGYLISRPMHAEGLADLLRKNPEFP; encoded by the coding sequence ATGACCTTTGACACTGACCTGTTCGGCCCTTCGGCGGCGCCTGCGCAGGTTATCCGCAAACATTACGCCACCCAGATGGCGGTGGAGCGGACACGCCTGTTGTATCAGGGCTCGTTGGTGCCAACCCTGCTGATGCTGGTCAATGGTTTGGTCTGCGCCTGGCTGTTGTGGGACCCCGCGCAATACCTGCTCGACAGCGCCTGGCTGGTCTGGCTGCTGGCGCTGGTGGCGATGCGGGTCATCCAGGTGGCGGCCTTTGAGTCGGCCATGCCCAGCCGCCAGGCCCAGCCGGTCTGGCGCCGGATGTTCATGCTCGGCTCGGCGGTCAGCGGCCTGACCCTGTCGATCGCCGCCATCGCCCTGGTGCCCACCGACAGCTTCATGCAACAGGCCTGGGTGTTCGGCCTGATCGGCGCGGCGACGTTGTCGGCCAGCGTGGCGTATGCCGTCAGCCTCTGGGCCTTTGTGTCTTTCGCCTTGCCGTGTCTGTTGCCGGTCATCGTGTATCTGTTCTGGGACGGCACCTCGCAGCAACAGGGCTGGGGCGTGCTCGGTGTGATCCTGCTGGCGTCGTTGAGCGTGGTGGCGTGGCAGGTCAACCGCCTGATCCAGCGCGGGCTGTTGCGACGTTTCCAGAACCAGGCCTTGATCGAGCATTTGCAGCAGGCCCGGCGCCGCAGCGAGCAGTTGAACCAGGCGCTGATGCGCGAAGTCGAGCAGCGTCGCCAGGTCGAACAGGACTTGCGTGACGCCCAGGCCGGCCTGCAAGACCGTATGGCCCTGCGCGGCCAGGAGCTGGACGCCGCCAGCCTCGCCCTGAACAAAAGCGAGGCGCGCCTGGCCATGGCGCTGCAAGCCAGTGAGCTGGGCCTGTGGGACTGGAATCTGCAAACCGATGAGGTGCACCACACCCACCTCAAGGAGCTGTTCGGCCTGGAACCCGAGTACGTCACCGCGATGCTCAGTCATCTCAAACCGCGCCTGCACCCCGACGACCTGCCGCTGCTCAAGCACGCGTTGGTGGAGCACCTCAAGGGCCGCAGCGAGGATTATCAGGTCGAATACCGGATACGCCATGGCGACGGGCATTGGGTGTGGATCGAGGACCGTGGGCGTGCGGTAGAGCGTTCGCCTGGTGGGCGGGTGATCCGCATGCTCGGTACGCGGCGCGACATCAGTGCCGGCAAGGCCCTGGAAGAACAGCAACGGCTTGCCTCGACGGTGTTCGAGGCGGCCAGCGAAGGCATCGTGATTCTCGACCCCAACTACGTGCTGATCGCGGTCAACCAGGCGTTCAGCCGCGTCACCGGTTTTGACATCGACGACATGCTCGGGCGCAATGTCGTGGAGTTACCCTGCAGTCGCGATGCCCGGCGGCACTTCCCGGTGATTCGCCAAGCATTGCTCAGCCACGGCACCTGGCAGGGCGAGCTGGTGGAGACGCGCAAGAACGGCGAGCTGTACCCGCAGTGGCTGCACCTGAGCGTGGTGCGCGATGCTCGCGGCAATGTCAGTCATATCGTCGGTTTTTTCGCCGATCTGTCCGCGCGGCGCGAGTCCGAGGAGCGCATGCGCTACCTCACTCATTACGATGAGCTGACGGGCCTGGCCAATCGTTCGCTGTTTCGCGAACGGCTGCGCGAAGCGCATCAGCGCGTGCGTCAGGGTGGGCGCAGCCTGGCGCTGCTGCACATCAACCTCGACCGTTTCAAGCTGCTCAATGACAGCCTGGGCCATGAAGTGGCCGACCAGCTATTGCAGAAGATGGCACGGCGGCTGATCAACGCACTGCCGGAAGCCGACACCATTGCCCGCCTGTCCGGTGACGAATTCGCGGTGCTGTTCGATGCCTATGGCAACTTGTCGAGCCTGGCGCGCGTGGCGACCCGGCTCTTGGCAAAGCTGCGCGTGCCGGTGACGGTGGAGGGCCATGAGCTGGTGGTCAGCGCCTCCATGGGCGTCAGCCTGCTGCCGGATAATGCGCGGGAAATTTCTGCGCTGGTCAGCCAATCGAATATGGCGATGCAGCACGCCAAGCACCTGGGCGGGAATAATTTCCAGTTCTACACCGACAGCCTGCAAGCCAGCACCCTGGAGCGCCTGCAGCTGGAAAACCATCTGCGCAAGGCCATCGACGAAGGCCAGCTCACGGTGTTCTACCAACCCAAACTGTGCCTGGCCACCGGCAAGCTCAATGCGGTGGAGGCCCTGGTGCGCTGGGAACATCCGCAATGGGGCCTGGTGCCGCCGGGGGACTTTATCGGTCTGGCCGAAGAAACCGGCCTGATCGTGCCGTTGGGCGAGGCGGTGTTGCGCAAGGCCTGCTGGCAGGCCTGTGAGTGGCAGCGTCAGGGGTTGGCGCCGATGCGCGTGTCGGTGAACCTCTCGGTGCATCAGTTGCGCCAGGGCAAGCTGGTCAGCCTGGTGCGCCAGGTGCTGGAAGAGACCGGGCTGGACCCGCAATACCTCGAGTTGGAACTGACCGAAAGTCAGCTGCTCGACAGTGTCGAGCACATCATCACGACCTTCCGGCAGTTGCGTGAGCTGGGCGTGAAGCTGGCCATCGACGATTTTGGCACCGGCTATTCTTCCCTCAGCTACCTCAAGCGCATTCCGGTGGACTACGTAAAAATCGACCAGACCTTTATCCGGGGGCTTGGCCAGGGCCGTGAGGATGCCGCGATTACCCGGGCGATCATTGCCATGGCCCACGGGTTGGCGCTCAAAGTGGTGGCCGAAGGCGTGGAAGATCAGCAGCAACTGGATTTCCTGCGAAGCGAGGGCTGCGACGAGGTGCAGGGCTATCTGATCAGCCGCCCGATGCACGCCGAGGGGCTCGCAGATTTGTTACGGAAAAATCCGGAATTTCCTTAG
- a CDS encoding DUF3301 domain-containing protein, which yields MLTLGNMFVLMLLATGAAWVWHNHGLRERALERVKQHCAKLDIELLDGAVALKRIGLVKDAKGRRRLARVYNFEFTVTGETRHSGTITQFGAHSAQIELAPYPFEAKEPLPSADVIELSQWRQDHATKNRQ from the coding sequence ATGCTGACCCTGGGAAACATGTTCGTGTTGATGCTGCTGGCGACCGGCGCCGCCTGGGTCTGGCACAACCATGGCCTGCGCGAGCGGGCGCTGGAGCGGGTCAAGCAGCACTGCGCCAAGCTCGACATCGAACTGCTCGACGGCGCGGTGGCGTTGAAACGCATCGGTTTGGTGAAGGATGCCAAGGGTCGGCGCCGTCTGGCACGCGTCTACAATTTCGAGTTCACCGTCACGGGCGAGACTCGCCACAGCGGCACCATCACTCAATTTGGCGCCCACAGCGCGCAGATCGAACTGGCGCCCTACCCGTTCGAAGCCAAGGAGCCGCTGCCCAGCGCCGACGTCATCGAGCTGAGCCAGTGGCGCCAGGACCACGCCACCAAGAACCGTCAGTAA
- a CDS encoding cation:proton antiporter, translating into MHAISFIQDLAVIMLVAGVVTILFHRLKQPVVLGYIVAGFIIGPHTPPFGLIHDEDTIKTLAELGVIFLMFCLGLEFSLRKLFKVGATAFIAAFLEIILMIWIGYEIGQWFDWNTMDSLFLGAILAISSTTIIVKALNDLKMKNQRFAQLIFGVLIVEDILGIGIIALLSSIAVSGTVSSGEVFSTVGKLSLFMIVALVIGILLVPRLLAYVARFESNEMLLITVLGLCFGFCLLVVKLEYSMVLGAFLIGAIMAESRQLIKIERLIEPVRDMFSAIFFVAIGLMIDPQILLQYAWPIAVITVAVVLGKMLSCGLGAFIAGNDGRTSLRVGMGLSQIGEFSFIIAALGMTLQVTSDFLYPVAVAVSAITTLLTPYLIRGADPLSLKIAAVMPRRMSRVFGMYGEWLRSIQPQGEGAMLASMIRKIVLQVGVNLALVIAIFFAGSFFAARIGGYLEGWISDQSWQKALIWGGALLLSLPFLIAAYRKLKALSMLLAEMSVKPEMAGRHTQRVRRVIAELIPILSLLVIFLLLAALSASILPTNKLLVLIAVVTAAVAAVLWRWFIRVHTRMQVALLETLDNHKDTPEH; encoded by the coding sequence ATGCACGCCATCAGCTTTATCCAGGACTTGGCCGTGATCATGCTGGTGGCGGGGGTCGTCACCATCCTGTTTCATCGCCTCAAGCAGCCGGTGGTGCTGGGCTACATCGTGGCAGGCTTCATCATCGGCCCCCACACGCCGCCGTTCGGCCTGATTCACGATGAAGACACGATCAAGACCCTGGCCGAGCTCGGGGTGATCTTCCTGATGTTCTGCCTGGGCCTGGAGTTCAGCCTGCGCAAACTGTTCAAGGTGGGTGCCACGGCGTTTATCGCGGCGTTCCTGGAAATCATCCTGATGATCTGGATCGGCTACGAAATCGGTCAATGGTTCGACTGGAACACCATGGACTCGTTGTTTCTCGGCGCGATCCTGGCAATTTCCTCCACCACCATCATCGTCAAGGCGCTCAATGACCTGAAGATGAAGAACCAGCGTTTCGCCCAGCTGATATTCGGCGTGCTGATCGTCGAGGACATCCTGGGGATCGGCATCATTGCCTTGCTGTCGAGCATCGCCGTCAGCGGCACGGTCAGCTCCGGCGAGGTGTTTTCCACCGTGGGCAAGCTCTCGCTGTTCATGATTGTGGCGCTGGTGATCGGTATTCTGCTGGTGCCGCGCCTGCTGGCCTACGTCGCCAGGTTCGAAAGCAACGAGATGCTGCTGATCACGGTACTGGGTCTGTGTTTCGGCTTCTGCCTGCTGGTGGTCAAGCTTGAATACAGCATGGTGCTGGGGGCCTTCCTGATCGGCGCGATCATGGCCGAGTCACGCCAACTGATTAAAATCGAGCGCCTGATCGAACCGGTTCGCGACATGTTCAGTGCGATTTTCTTTGTCGCCATCGGCTTGATGATCGACCCGCAAATCCTGCTGCAGTACGCGTGGCCGATTGCGGTCATTACCGTGGCCGTGGTGCTGGGCAAGATGCTGTCTTGCGGGCTGGGCGCGTTTATCGCCGGCAACGATGGGCGCACCTCGCTGCGGGTGGGCATGGGCCTGTCACAGATTGGCGAATTTTCTTTCATCATCGCGGCGCTGGGGATGACCCTGCAGGTCACCAGCGACTTTCTGTACCCGGTGGCGGTGGCGGTTTCGGCGATAACGACGTTGCTTACCCCGTACCTGATCCGCGGCGCCGACCCGCTGTCACTGAAAATTGCCGCTGTGATGCCCCGGCGCATGAGCCGGGTATTCGGCATGTATGGCGAATGGCTGCGCAGTATTCAGCCGCAAGGCGAGGGCGCCATGCTGGCGTCGATGATCCGCAAGATCGTGCTGCAAGTGGGGGTGAACCTGGCGCTGGTGATTGCGATCTTCTTCGCCGGCAGCTTTTTCGCGGCGCGCATCGGCGGGTATCTGGAAGGCTGGATCAGCGATCAAAGCTGGCAGAAGGCGTTGATCTGGGGTGGCGCATTGCTGTTGTCGCTGCCGTTTCTGATCGCGGCGTACCGCAAGCTCAAGGCGTTGTCGATGTTGCTGGCGGAGATGAGCGTGAAGCCGGAAATGGCCGGGCGGCATACCCAGCGCGTGCGGCGGGTGATCGCGGAGCTGATCCCCATTCTGTCGCTGCTGGTGATCTTCCTGCTCCTGGCAGCCTTGTCGGCCAGTATTCTGCCGACCAACAAGTTGCTGGTACTGATTGCGGTGGTCACGGCGGCGGTGGCGGCCGTGCTCTGGCGCTGGTTCATCCGCGTGCATACGCGGATGCAGGTGGCCTTGCTGGAGACGCTGGATAACCACAAGGATACGCCAGAACACTAG
- a CDS encoding SMI1/KNR4 family protein, with the protein MEEIIEQLREANEPVPVPLELPDEDQLVEIEEQLFIDIPFVFREFLLTVSDVVYGSLEPVTVTDPQSHTYLPDVAANAWDAGVDRSLIPICQDGDDYYCVEEDGTVVLWSAEEELVQEETWESVWHWARDVWLES; encoded by the coding sequence GTGGAAGAAATCATCGAACAACTGCGTGAAGCCAATGAACCGGTCCCGGTTCCCTTGGAGCTGCCTGACGAAGACCAACTGGTGGAAATCGAAGAACAACTGTTCATCGACATCCCCTTCGTGTTCCGCGAATTCCTGCTGACCGTCAGCGACGTGGTCTACGGCAGCCTCGAGCCGGTGACCGTCACCGACCCGCAGTCCCACACCTATCTGCCGGACGTTGCCGCCAACGCCTGGGACGCCGGTGTTGACCGCAGCCTGATCCCGATCTGCCAGGATGGCGACGACTACTACTGCGTCGAAGAAGACGGCACCGTGGTGCTGTGGTCCGCCGAGGAAGAACTGGTCCAGGAAGAAACCTGGGAATCGGTATGGCACTGGGCACGGGATGTCTGGCTGGAAAGCTGA
- the uvrD gene encoding DNA helicase II, whose product MRDDLSLLLNSLNDAQRQAVAAPVGRQLVLAGAGSGKTRVLVHRIAWLIQVENASPHSILSVTFTNKAAAEMRHRIEQLMGISPAGMWVGTFHGLAHRLLRAHWQEAGLAQTFQILDSDDQQRLVKRVIRELGLDEQRWPARQAQWFINGQKDEGLRPQHIQASGDLFLATMRSIYEAYEAACARAGVIDFSELLLRALDLWRDNPGLLAHYQKRFRHVLVDEFQDTNAVQYAWLRLLAKGGDSLMVVGDDDQSIYGWRGAKIENIYQYSEDFPDAVTIRLEQNYRSTAGILKAANALIANNTGRLGKELWTDGGEGEAINLYAAFNEHDEARYVVETIEGALKTGLSRSDIAILYRSNAQSRVLEEALLRERIPYRIYGGQRFFERAEIKNAMAYLRLLEGRGNDAALERVINIPARGIGEKTVEAIREHARHADVSMWEAMRLLIANKGLTGRAAGALGVFVELIENLGAKCAEMPLHLMTQTVIEQSGLIAYHEAEKGEKGQARVENLEELVSAARAFENAENEEDLTPLAAFLGHASLEAGDAQADEHEDSIQLMTLHSAKGLEFPYVFLVGMEEGLFPHKMSLEEPGRLEEERRLAYVGITRAMQNLVMTYAETRRLYGSETYNKVSRFVREVPKGLIQEVRLSNSVSRPFGGGQQQNSSTMFAGSEIPETPFSLGQQVRHAIFGEGVILNFEGAGAQARVQVNFAEGSKWLMMGYAKLEAV is encoded by the coding sequence ATGCGCGATGATCTCTCCCTTCTGCTGAACTCCCTCAACGATGCCCAACGCCAGGCCGTAGCGGCCCCCGTTGGCCGTCAGTTGGTCCTGGCCGGTGCCGGCTCCGGTAAAACCCGAGTGCTGGTGCACCGTATCGCCTGGTTGATCCAGGTCGAGAACGCGTCGCCCCATTCCATCCTGTCGGTGACGTTCACCAACAAGGCTGCCGCCGAGATGCGCCATCGCATCGAGCAACTGATGGGCATCAGCCCGGCCGGCATGTGGGTGGGCACCTTCCACGGCCTGGCACACCGCCTGTTGCGGGCGCATTGGCAGGAAGCGGGGCTGGCCCAGACATTCCAGATCCTCGACAGCGACGATCAGCAACGTCTGGTCAAGCGCGTGATCCGCGAGCTGGGCCTCGACGAGCAACGCTGGCCGGCGCGCCAGGCCCAGTGGTTTATCAACGGCCAGAAAGACGAAGGCCTGCGTCCGCAGCATATCCAGGCCAGCGGCGATCTGTTCCTGGCCACCATGCGCAGCATCTATGAAGCCTACGAGGCGGCCTGCGCACGCGCCGGCGTGATCGACTTCTCCGAACTGCTGTTGCGTGCCCTCGACCTGTGGCGCGACAACCCCGGCTTGCTGGCCCATTACCAGAAGCGTTTCCGGCACGTTCTGGTGGACGAGTTCCAGGACACCAACGCCGTGCAGTACGCCTGGTTGCGCCTGCTGGCCAAGGGTGGCGACAGCCTGATGGTGGTCGGTGACGACGACCAGTCGATCTACGGCTGGCGCGGCGCGAAAATCGAGAACATCTATCAGTACTCCGAGGACTTCCCGGACGCGGTGACCATCCGCCTTGAGCAGAACTACCGCTCCACCGCCGGGATTCTCAAGGCCGCCAACGCCTTGATCGCCAACAACACCGGGCGCCTGGGCAAAGAGCTGTGGACCGACGGCGGCGAAGGCGAAGCGATCAACCTGTACGCCGCCTTCAACGAACACGATGAAGCGCGCTACGTGGTGGAAACCATCGAAGGTGCGTTGAAAACCGGCCTTTCGCGCAGCGATATCGCCATTCTTTACCGCTCCAACGCCCAATCGCGGGTATTGGAAGAAGCTTTGTTGCGCGAGCGCATCCCGTATCGCATCTACGGTGGCCAGCGCTTCTTCGAGCGTGCGGAAATCAAGAACGCCATGGCCTACCTGCGCTTGCTGGAAGGTCGGGGCAACGACGCGGCGCTGGAGCGGGTAATCAATATCCCGGCCCGTGGCATCGGCGAAAAAACCGTCGAGGCCATTCGCGAGCACGCCCGCCATGCCGATGTGTCGATGTGGGAGGCCATGCGCCTGCTCATCGCCAATAAAGGCCTGACGGGCCGCGCAGCCGGCGCCTTGGGTGTGTTTGTCGAGCTGATCGAGAACCTTGGGGCCAAATGCGCGGAAATGCCCCTGCATCTGATGACCCAGACCGTGATCGAACAATCCGGGCTGATCGCCTACCACGAGGCTGAAAAAGGCGAAAAAGGCCAGGCCCGGGTAGAAAACCTTGAGGAATTGGTGAGCGCCGCCCGCGCATTCGAAAACGCCGAGAACGAAGAGGACCTTACGCCACTCGCCGCCTTCCTTGGCCATGCTTCGCTGGAGGCGGGGGACGCCCAGGCTGACGAACATGAAGACAGCATTCAGCTGATGACCCTGCACAGTGCCAAGGGCCTGGAATTTCCGTATGTGTTCCTGGTGGGCATGGAAGAAGGACTGTTCCCGCACAAGATGAGCCTGGAAGAGCCGGGCCGTCTTGAAGAGGAACGTCGCCTGGCTTACGTGGGCATTACCCGGGCCATGCAGAACCTGGTGATGACCTACGCCGAAACCCGACGCCTGTACGGCAGCGAGACCTACAACAAGGTGTCGCGCTTCGTACGTGAAGTGCCGAAGGGACTGATCCAGGAAGTGCGCCTGTCCAACAGCGTCAGCCGCCCGTTCGGCGGCGGCCAGCAGCAGAACTCCAGCACCATGTTTGCCGGTTCCGAGATTCCGGAAACACCGTTCAGCCTGGGCCAGCAGGTCAGGCACGCGATTTTCGGCGAAGGCGTGATCCTCAACTTCGAAGGCGCCGGCGCCCAGGCACGGGTGCAGGTGAATTTCGCCGAGGGCAGCAAGTGGCTGATGATGGGCTACGCCAAACTTGAGGCTGTCTGA
- a CDS encoding acyl-CoA thioesterase, with protein MEPGNAQLSMTVLMTPDMANFSGNVHGGTLLKYLDEVAYACASRYAGRYVVTLSVDQVIFREPIHVGELVTFLASVNYTGNTSMEVGIKVVTENIRERSVRHTNSCFFTMVAVDDQRKPAAVPPLQPQNSEDKRRFVQAQQRRQIRQELERRYQEIKADAP; from the coding sequence ATGGAACCCGGAAACGCCCAGCTGTCGATGACGGTATTGATGACCCCTGACATGGCCAACTTCTCAGGCAATGTCCACGGCGGCACCCTGCTCAAGTACCTCGACGAAGTGGCGTACGCATGCGCCAGCCGTTATGCCGGGCGTTATGTGGTCACGCTGTCGGTGGACCAGGTGATTTTCCGCGAGCCGATCCATGTCGGCGAACTGGTGACCTTTCTCGCGTCGGTCAACTACACCGGCAACACCTCGATGGAAGTGGGCATCAAGGTGGTGACCGAGAACATTCGCGAGCGCTCGGTGCGTCATACCAACAGTTGCTTCTTCACCATGGTGGCGGTGGACGACCAGCGCAAACCGGCCGCCGTCCCCCCCTTGCAGCCGCAGAACAGCGAAGACAAACGCCGCTTCGTGCAGGCCCAGCAGCGTCGGCAGATTCGCCAGGAACTGGAAAGGCGTTATCAGGAAATCAAGGCCGACGCGCCTTAA